From Virgibacillus natechei, the proteins below share one genomic window:
- a CDS encoding alpha/beta hydrolase yields MVGCLIIHGFTGGPYEVDPLADYLKKNTDWHIEVPTLPGHGRNLDLKDVSYKKWIRAAEDSLKKLKSKYDKINIIGFSMGGMIASYLASKYKVENLVLLAPSGKFLSIRQLSLDIASVAADGMRGNLKKNKLYVHYKKKMGTIPFKANIEFIKLIKFTRKYLKKVTSPVLIAQGQQDGMVPYKTAYYLDKELKSKQKEVVFFERSRHLICLGDDKDLLNKMVYEFLMEPKSEKPEKPSQ; encoded by the coding sequence ATTATCCACGGATTTACAGGAGGACCATATGAAGTAGACCCATTAGCGGACTATCTTAAAAAAAATACGGACTGGCATATTGAAGTTCCAACATTACCAGGACATGGAAGAAACCTTGATCTAAAAGATGTTTCTTATAAAAAATGGATACGAGCAGCAGAAGATTCGCTAAAGAAGTTAAAAAGTAAATATGACAAAATTAATATTATTGGATTTTCAATGGGTGGTATGATTGCCTCCTATTTAGCATCCAAATATAAAGTAGAAAATCTTGTTTTGTTAGCTCCCTCTGGTAAATTTCTGTCCATTAGACAACTGAGCCTTGATATAGCATCAGTAGCCGCAGACGGAATGCGGGGCAATTTGAAGAAAAACAAATTATACGTACACTATAAAAAGAAAATGGGGACGATACCTTTTAAAGCAAATATCGAATTTATTAAGTTAATCAAATTCACTCGCAAATATTTAAAAAAAGTAACATCACCTGTATTAATCGCTCAAGGCCAGCAGGACGGAATGGTGCCGTATAAAACAGCATATTATTTGGATAAGGAACTTAAGTCCAAACAGAAAGAAGTCGTGTTTTTTGAGAGGTCCAGGCACCTTATTTGTTTAGGCGATGATAAGGATTTGCTTAACAAAATGGTCTACGAATTTCTAATGGAGCCCAAAAGTGAAAAGCCAGAAAAACCATCACAATAA
- a CDS encoding DegV family protein, protein MDIQLMTDGGADIPDRLQDVLNISVVPLYLHFDDEEFKTGETMDLQSYYKKIKETNQLPRSAAPSPHDFYNAYKQIDPRTPILMLSISKEISSTYDNASIGKNMLLEEEPNRRIEVINTKTASCGIGLLMHEVSKKINEDHPFEELVEHMQHRVEQTTTLFVLKTLENLILGGRLDKVKGTIAKTLNIKLLMRASEEGMIEVTEKVRGDKKSIGRFVQQIGEYTKNVEDKVITMTHCNAEDRAKSVLADISNNYPFKDKYLSETGPLISNYGGDGALVISFFKD, encoded by the coding sequence ATGGATATTCAACTAATGACAGATGGTGGCGCAGATATTCCCGATCGTTTACAGGACGTATTGAATATTAGCGTTGTTCCACTCTATTTGCATTTTGATGATGAAGAATTCAAAACTGGCGAGACGATGGATTTACAAAGTTACTATAAAAAAATAAAAGAAACCAATCAGCTACCACGTTCAGCTGCTCCTAGTCCGCATGATTTCTATAATGCGTACAAGCAGATCGATCCTAGAACTCCAATTCTCATGTTAAGCATATCGAAAGAAATTAGCAGTACCTATGATAATGCTAGTATCGGGAAAAATATGTTACTTGAAGAGGAGCCCAACCGAAGAATCGAAGTGATTAACACCAAGACAGCCTCATGTGGAATTGGACTTTTAATGCATGAAGTAAGTAAGAAAATAAATGAAGATCATCCATTTGAAGAGCTCGTCGAACACATGCAACATCGAGTGGAACAAACAACAACATTATTTGTTTTAAAGACACTTGAAAATTTAATTTTAGGTGGTCGTTTGGACAAAGTAAAAGGTACAATTGCCAAAACACTCAACATCAAACTTTTAATGAGAGCAAGCGAAGAAGGTATGATTGAGGTTACGGAAAAGGTTCGAGGGGATAAAAAATCAATAGGACGTTTTGTTCAACAAATTGGTGAATACACGAAAAATGTTGAAGATAAAGTAATTACCATGACACATTGTAATGCAGAGGATCGAGCAAAAAGTGTTCTAGCAGACATTAGCAATAACTATCCATTTAAAGATAAATACCTGAGCGAAACGGGACCATTAATCTCAAATTATGGCGGTGACGGTGCCTTAGTCATTTCTTTCTTCAAAGATTAG